In the genome of Streptomyces racemochromogenes, one region contains:
- a CDS encoding cytochrome ubiquinol oxidase subunit I, whose amino-acid sequence MDLALAPETLARWQFGITTVYHFLFVPLTISLAALTAGLQTAWVRTEKEKYLRATKFWGKLFLINIAMGVVTGIVQEFQFGMNWSDYSRFVGDIFGAPLAFEALIAFFFESTFIGLWIFGWDKLPKKIHLACIWMVSLGTVLSAYFILAANSWMQHPVGYRINEERGRAELTDFWAVLTQDTALTQFFHTITAAFLVGGAFMVGIAAFHLARKKHVPVMRSSLRLGLVVMIIAGMGTAISGDLLGKVMFKQQPMKMAAAEALWDGEAPAPFSVFAYGDVEKGHNKVAIEIPGLLSFLANDDFSSFVPGINDVNKAEQEKFGPGDYRPNIPVAYWGFRWMIGFGMASLGIGMLGLWLTRKRFMLPPALRTGEDEVPHLVLFKEALSPRFARLYWIAALWTMLFPLIANSWGWIFTEMGRQPWVVYGVLRTRDAVSPGVSQGEVLTSMIGFTLLYAVLAVIEVRLLVKYVKAGPPELTEADLNPPTRIGGDDKNPDRPMAFSY is encoded by the coding sequence GTGGACCTAGCTTTGGCGCCTGAGACATTGGCGCGCTGGCAGTTCGGCATCACCACCGTCTACCACTTCCTCTTCGTTCCGCTCACGATCTCGCTCGCCGCGCTGACCGCCGGCCTGCAGACCGCGTGGGTCCGCACGGAGAAGGAGAAGTACCTCAGGGCCACGAAGTTCTGGGGCAAGCTTTTCTTGATCAATATCGCGATGGGTGTCGTCACCGGCATCGTCCAGGAGTTCCAGTTCGGCATGAACTGGTCCGACTACTCGCGATTCGTGGGCGACATCTTCGGCGCCCCGCTGGCGTTCGAGGCATTGATCGCCTTCTTCTTCGAGTCGACCTTCATCGGCTTGTGGATCTTCGGCTGGGACAAGCTGCCCAAGAAGATCCACCTCGCCTGCATCTGGATGGTCTCCCTCGGCACCGTCCTGTCCGCCTACTTCATCCTGGCGGCCAACTCCTGGATGCAGCACCCGGTCGGCTACCGCATCAACGAGGAGCGGGGCCGGGCCGAGCTCACCGACTTCTGGGCGGTCCTCACCCAGGACACCGCCCTCACCCAGTTCTTCCACACCATCACGGCCGCGTTCCTCGTCGGCGGTGCGTTCATGGTCGGCATCGCCGCCTTCCACCTCGCGCGCAAGAAGCACGTCCCGGTGATGCGCAGCTCGCTGCGGCTCGGCCTGGTCGTCATGATCATCGCCGGAATGGGCACCGCGATCAGCGGTGACCTGCTCGGCAAGGTGATGTTCAAGCAGCAGCCGATGAAGATGGCCGCCGCCGAAGCGCTCTGGGACGGCGAGGCGCCGGCCCCCTTCTCGGTCTTCGCCTACGGAGACGTCGAGAAGGGCCACAACAAGGTGGCCATCGAGATTCCCGGCCTCCTGTCCTTCCTCGCCAACGACGACTTCAGCTCCTTCGTCCCCGGCATCAACGACGTCAACAAGGCCGAGCAGGAGAAGTTCGGCCCCGGCGACTACCGGCCCAACATCCCCGTCGCCTACTGGGGCTTCCGCTGGATGATCGGCTTCGGCATGGCCTCCCTGGGGATCGGCATGCTCGGGCTGTGGCTGACCCGCAAGCGGTTCATGCTGCCGCCGGCGCTGCGCACCGGTGAGGACGAGGTCCCCCATCTCGTCCTCTTCAAGGAGGCGCTCAGCCCCCGGTTCGCCCGGCTGTACTGGATCGCCGCGCTCTGGACCATGCTCTTCCCGCTGATCGCCAACTCCTGGGGCTGGATCTTCACCGAGATGGGCCGTCAGCCCTGGGTGGTCTACGGAGTGCTGCGCACCAGGGACGCGGTCTCGCCGGGCGTCTCGCAGGGCGAGGTGCTCACTTCGATGATCGGCTTCACTCTGCTCTACGCCGTGCTCGCGGTGATCGAGGTCAGGCTGCTCGTGAAGTACGTCAAGGCCGGCCCGCCCGAGCTCACCGAGGCCGACCTCAACCCGCCCACCAGGATCGGCGGGGACGACAAGAACCCCGACCGGCCGATGGCCTTCTCGTACTGA
- a CDS encoding cyclophilin-like fold protein, whose product MQIRISWPAGLLTATLDETPTSKALAAALPISASANTWGEEVYFDTGVSVALEDDAQQVVDPGTVAFWTEGDALALPYGPTPISRGGESRLASPCNVLGSFDGDPRLLATVRDGDPIRVELV is encoded by the coding sequence ATGCAGATTCGAATCTCCTGGCCTGCCGGCCTGCTCACCGCGACCCTCGACGAGACCCCGACCAGCAAGGCGCTGGCGGCGGCCCTTCCGATCTCCGCCTCCGCGAACACCTGGGGCGAGGAGGTCTACTTCGACACCGGGGTCTCGGTGGCCCTGGAAGACGACGCCCAGCAGGTCGTCGACCCCGGCACGGTCGCCTTCTGGACCGAGGGCGACGCACTCGCCCTGCCCTACGGCCCCACGCCCATCTCGCGCGGTGGCGAGAGCCGCCTGGCGAGCCCGTGCAACGTGCTCGGCTCGTTCGACGGCGACCCCCGCCTCCTGGCCACCGTCCGCGACGGCGACCCCATCCGCGTGGAACTGGTCTGA
- the hisC gene encoding histidinol-phosphate transaminase — protein MSEKSPKLRAELDGIPTYKPGKPAAAGGAVAFKLSSNENPYPPLPGVLESAVAAAGRFNRYPDMACTGLVNELAERFGVPVEHIATGTGSVGVAQSLIQSTAGPGDEVIYAWRSFEAYPIITQISGATSVQVPLTDGDVHDLDAMAAAITDRTRLIFVCNPNNPTGTAVRRAELERFLDRVPSDVLVVLDEAYREFVRDTDVPDGIELYRDRPNVAVLRTFSKAYGLAGLRVGFAVAHEPVAAALRKTAVPFGVSQLAQDAAVASLRAEDELMGRVGALVCERNRVHETLLAQGWTVPDTQANFVWMRLGERTADFAAACEKAGVVVRPFAGEGLRVTIGETEANDLFLHTAEAFFKEL, from the coding sequence GTGAGCGAGAAGAGCCCGAAGCTGCGCGCCGAGCTGGACGGCATCCCCACCTACAAGCCCGGCAAGCCCGCCGCCGCGGGCGGGGCCGTCGCGTTCAAGCTGTCCTCGAACGAGAACCCGTACCCGCCGCTCCCGGGGGTCCTGGAGAGCGCCGTGGCCGCGGCCGGCCGGTTCAACCGCTACCCGGACATGGCGTGCACCGGCCTGGTGAACGAGCTGGCGGAGCGTTTCGGCGTGCCGGTCGAGCACATCGCCACGGGCACCGGCTCGGTGGGTGTGGCCCAGTCGCTGATCCAGTCCACGGCCGGCCCGGGCGACGAGGTCATCTACGCCTGGCGCTCCTTCGAGGCGTACCCGATCATCACCCAGATCTCCGGCGCGACCTCGGTGCAGGTGCCGCTGACCGACGGTGACGTGCACGACCTGGACGCGATGGCCGCCGCGATCACCGACCGGACCCGCCTGATCTTCGTCTGCAACCCCAACAACCCCACCGGCACCGCCGTGCGCCGCGCCGAGCTGGAGCGGTTCCTGGACCGGGTTCCCTCGGACGTCCTGGTGGTGCTGGACGAGGCCTACCGGGAGTTCGTGCGCGACACCGACGTCCCGGACGGCATCGAGCTCTACCGCGACCGCCCGAACGTGGCCGTGCTGCGCACGTTCTCCAAGGCGTACGGGCTGGCCGGCCTGCGCGTCGGCTTCGCAGTGGCACACGAGCCGGTGGCCGCGGCGCTGCGCAAGACGGCCGTGCCCTTCGGCGTGAGCCAGCTCGCCCAGGACGCGGCGGTCGCCTCGCTGCGGGCCGAGGACGAGCTGATGGGCCGGGTCGGGGCGCTGGTGTGCGAGCGCAACCGGGTCCACGAGACGCTGCTCGCGCAGGGCTGGACGGTTCCGGACACCCAGGCCAACTTCGTGTGGATGCGGCTGGGGGAGCGCACCGCCGACTTCGCGGCGGCCTGCGAGAAGGCCGGTGTGGTGGTCCGGCCCTTCGCGGGCGAGGGCCTGCGGGTCACGATCGGTGAGACCGAGGCGAACGACCTCTTCCTGCACACGGCGGAGGCGTTCTTCAAGGAGCTGTAG
- a CDS encoding LacI family DNA-binding transcriptional regulator: MTAAGKHQVSRTETTRRVGGRQGRAGIRDVAAAAGVSITTVSDALNGKGRLPDATRRHVREVADRLGYRPSAAARTLRTGKSGLIGLTVTTYGDEPFTFTEFAYFAEMARAATSAALARGYALVILPATSRHDVWSNVALDGTVVIDPSDHDPVVSELVRQGLPVVSDGRPAGTLPVTAWVDNDHEAAVLGLLDHLAAAGARRIGLLTGTTTDTYTRLSTTAYLNWCERVGQDPVYESYPAHDPCAGAVAADRLLARPDRPDAVYGLFDPNGTDLLAAARRYGLRVPEDLLLVCCSESTVYANTEPPITTLSLKPRRIGTAVVQLLIDAIEGVDTGRPVEQVVPTELIIRTSSQRRTPRTTVSPPRSPAQD, encoded by the coding sequence ATGACAGCAGCAGGGAAGCACCAGGTGAGCCGGACCGAGACCACCCGGCGGGTCGGCGGCCGACAGGGCCGGGCCGGCATCAGGGACGTGGCCGCCGCGGCGGGCGTGTCCATCACAACCGTCTCCGACGCGCTCAATGGCAAGGGGAGGCTGCCGGACGCCACCCGCCGCCACGTCCGCGAGGTCGCCGACCGGCTGGGGTACCGCCCCTCCGCCGCGGCCCGCACCCTCCGTACCGGCAAGTCGGGCCTCATCGGCCTGACCGTGACGACGTACGGGGATGAACCTTTCACCTTCACCGAATTCGCGTACTTCGCCGAGATGGCACGGGCCGCCACCTCCGCCGCGCTCGCCCGCGGCTACGCCCTCGTCATCCTGCCCGCCACCTCACGACACGACGTCTGGTCCAACGTGGCCCTCGACGGCACCGTCGTCATCGACCCCTCCGACCACGACCCGGTCGTCAGCGAACTGGTCCGCCAGGGCCTGCCCGTGGTCTCCGACGGCCGGCCGGCGGGCACCCTGCCCGTCACCGCCTGGGTGGACAACGACCACGAGGCCGCCGTGCTGGGCCTCCTCGACCACCTCGCCGCCGCCGGAGCCCGCCGCATCGGGCTGCTGACCGGCACCACCACCGACACCTACACCCGGCTCTCCACGACGGCGTACCTCAACTGGTGCGAGCGCGTCGGCCAGGACCCGGTCTACGAGTCCTACCCCGCCCACGACCCGTGCGCCGGCGCCGTCGCCGCCGACCGGCTCCTCGCCCGCCCCGACCGGCCGGACGCCGTGTACGGCCTCTTCGACCCCAACGGCACCGACCTCCTCGCCGCCGCCCGGCGCTACGGGCTGCGGGTCCCCGAGGACCTGCTCCTCGTCTGCTGCAGCGAGTCCACCGTCTACGCCAACACCGAACCGCCCATCACCACGCTCTCCCTCAAGCCCCGCCGCATCGGCACCGCCGTCGTACAGCTGCTGATCGACGCGATCGAGGGAGTGGACACCGGACGCCCCGTCGAACAGGTCGTGCCGACCGAGCTGATCATCCGCACCTCCTCGCAGCGCAGGACACCCCGCACGACCGTCAGCCCGCCGCGCTCGCCGGCCCAGGACTGA
- a CDS encoding metallophosphoesterase: MVEGSMTQGAGQGPAMRTDTLRDFRVPVVEPAPYTAAAALPGEPPVYGEYPAYYDESTPVPPRPAYAPDGPAAAPPAHPGTEAVPQQRTAGDGEYDDAGDDGYTPTQRDLPIIVRGSAGGPGDTVQVQYVPQENPGSGPGPLYVVGDVHGYLDELIRELQAQHLIDAECRWSAGNARLWFLGDFTDRGPDGIGVIDLVMRLSAEAAAAGGYCKALMGNHELLLIGAKRFGDTPVSSGAGTATFQAAWLLNGGQRTDMERLEDVHLQWMSRLDAATLQDGHLLLHSDTTAYLDYGDSIEDVNDTIHELLNRNDADITWDLFRKFTKRFAFRDEETGPQAVRELLATYGGGRVVHGHSPIPYLLGEVGTEDGDDSHGPEAVDGPHVYADGLAIAMDGGVTMAGKLLVVQLPLRD; the protein is encoded by the coding sequence GTGGTGGAGGGGTCGATGACTCAGGGGGCCGGTCAGGGACCCGCGATGCGGACGGACACGCTGCGGGACTTCCGGGTGCCGGTCGTCGAACCCGCGCCGTACACCGCGGCCGCCGCACTGCCCGGCGAGCCCCCCGTGTACGGCGAGTACCCCGCGTACTACGACGAGAGCACCCCGGTGCCCCCGCGGCCCGCCTACGCTCCCGACGGGCCCGCCGCGGCTCCTCCCGCCCACCCGGGCACGGAGGCCGTCCCGCAGCAGCGCACGGCGGGCGACGGCGAGTACGACGACGCCGGTGACGACGGCTACACGCCCACGCAGCGCGACCTGCCCATCATCGTCCGCGGCTCGGCCGGCGGCCCCGGGGACACCGTGCAGGTCCAGTACGTCCCCCAGGAGAACCCCGGCTCCGGCCCCGGCCCGCTCTACGTCGTGGGCGACGTGCACGGCTACCTGGACGAGCTCATCCGGGAACTCCAGGCCCAGCACCTCATCGACGCCGAATGCCGCTGGTCCGCCGGCAACGCCCGGCTCTGGTTCCTCGGCGACTTCACCGACCGCGGCCCCGACGGCATCGGCGTCATCGACCTCGTCATGCGGCTCTCCGCCGAGGCCGCCGCCGCCGGCGGCTACTGCAAGGCCCTGATGGGCAACCACGAACTGCTCCTGATCGGCGCCAAGCGCTTCGGCGACACCCCCGTGTCCTCCGGCGCCGGCACCGCCACCTTCCAGGCCGCCTGGCTGCTCAACGGCGGCCAGCGCACCGACATGGAGCGCCTGGAGGACGTGCACCTCCAGTGGATGTCCCGCCTCGACGCGGCGACGCTGCAGGACGGCCACCTGCTGCTGCACTCGGACACCACCGCGTACCTGGACTACGGCGACTCCATCGAGGACGTCAACGACACCATCCACGAGCTTCTCAACCGCAACGACGCCGACATCACCTGGGACCTCTTCCGCAAGTTCACCAAGCGGTTCGCCTTCCGCGACGAGGAGACCGGCCCCCAGGCCGTACGGGAACTCCTGGCCACCTACGGCGGCGGCCGCGTCGTCCACGGCCACAGCCCCATCCCGTACCTGCTCGGCGAGGTGGGCACCGAGGACGGCGACGACTCCCACGGCCCGGAGGCCGTGGACGGGCCCCACGTGTACGCCGACGGGCTGGCCATCGCGATGGACGGCGGAGTGACGATGGCGGGCAAGCTGCTCGTCGTTCAACTACCTCTGCGCGACTGA
- the thiC gene encoding phosphomethylpyrimidine synthase ThiC produces the protein MTIQDARTPAVSQNADGQTERQPGWHKGYVAGSRPDIRVPVRQVHLTNGKDVTLYDTSGPYTDPQIETDVRRGLAPLRENWIIGRGDTEEYAGRPVRPEDDGIKHTSPRGGLKNLDAVFPGRPRQPRRGRGGAAVTQLAYARRGEVTPEMEYVAIRENVSPEVVREEIAAGRAVLPANVNHPEIEPMIIGKKFLVKVNANIGNSAVTSSIEEEVEKMTWATRWGADTVMDLSTGRNIHTTREWVLRNSPVPIGTVPLYQALEKVDGKAEDLTWEIYKDTVIEQAEQGVDYMTVHAGVLLPYVPLTARRKTGIVSRGGSIMAAWCLAHHKENFLYTNFEELCDILATYDVTYSLGDGLRPGSIADANDAAQFAELKTLGELNTIAKRHNVQTMIEGPGHVPMHKIKENIDLQQEICEEAPFYTLGPLTTDVAPAYDHITSGIGAAMIAWWGTAMLCYVTPKEHLGLPNRDDVKTGVITYKISAHAADLAKGHPGAQEWDDALSDARFEFRWEDQFNLALDPDTAREFHDETLPAEPAKTAHFCSMCGPKFCSMKISQDIRREHGGDLKADEIEAGMAEKSAEFAASGNRVYLPLAD, from the coding sequence ATGACCATTCAGGACGCACGCACGCCTGCCGTCAGCCAGAACGCCGACGGCCAGACCGAGCGCCAGCCGGGCTGGCACAAGGGCTACGTGGCGGGCTCCCGCCCCGACATCCGGGTGCCGGTCCGCCAGGTCCACCTCACCAACGGCAAGGACGTGACGCTCTACGACACGTCCGGTCCGTACACCGACCCGCAGATCGAGACCGACGTCCGCCGTGGCCTCGCGCCGCTGCGCGAGAACTGGATCATCGGCCGTGGCGACACGGAGGAGTACGCGGGACGCCCCGTCCGCCCCGAGGACGACGGCATCAAGCACACCTCGCCGCGCGGGGGTCTCAAGAACCTCGACGCGGTCTTCCCGGGCCGCCCGCGCCAGCCCCGCCGGGGCCGTGGCGGCGCCGCCGTCACCCAGCTCGCGTACGCCCGCCGGGGCGAGGTCACCCCGGAGATGGAGTACGTCGCGATCCGCGAGAACGTCTCCCCCGAGGTCGTCCGCGAGGAGATTGCCGCAGGCCGCGCGGTGCTTCCGGCCAACGTGAACCACCCGGAGATCGAGCCGATGATCATCGGCAAGAAGTTCCTGGTCAAGGTCAACGCCAACATCGGCAACTCCGCCGTCACCTCCTCGATCGAGGAGGAGGTGGAGAAGATGACCTGGGCGACCCGCTGGGGCGCCGACACGGTCATGGACCTCTCCACCGGCCGCAACATCCACACCACCCGCGAGTGGGTGCTGCGCAACTCCCCCGTCCCGATCGGCACCGTGCCGCTGTACCAGGCCCTGGAGAAGGTCGACGGCAAGGCCGAGGACCTGACCTGGGAGATCTACAAGGACACGGTCATCGAGCAGGCCGAGCAGGGCGTCGACTACATGACGGTCCACGCCGGCGTACTGCTGCCGTACGTGCCGCTGACCGCCCGTCGCAAGACCGGCATCGTCTCCCGCGGTGGTTCGATCATGGCCGCCTGGTGCCTCGCGCACCACAAGGAGAACTTCCTCTACACGAACTTCGAGGAGCTGTGCGACATCCTCGCGACGTACGACGTCACGTACTCGCTGGGTGACGGCCTGCGGCCGGGCTCCATCGCGGACGCCAACGACGCGGCGCAGTTCGCGGAGCTGAAGACGCTGGGCGAGCTGAACACCATCGCCAAGCGGCACAACGTCCAGACGATGATCGAGGGCCCGGGCCACGTCCCGATGCACAAGATCAAGGAGAACATCGACCTCCAGCAGGAGATCTGCGAGGAGGCGCCGTTCTACACGCTCGGCCCGCTGACCACCGACGTCGCGCCCGCGTACGACCACATCACCTCGGGCATCGGCGCCGCGATGATCGCCTGGTGGGGCACCGCGATGCTCTGCTACGTGACGCCCAAGGAGCACCTGGGCCTGCCCAACCGGGACGACGTGAAGACCGGCGTCATCACCTACAAGATCTCCGCGCACGCGGCGGACCTGGCCAAGGGCCACCCGGGCGCCCAGGAGTGGGACGACGCCCTGTCGGACGCGCGGTTCGAGTTCCGCTGGGAGGACCAGTTCAACCTGGCCCTGGACCCGGACACGGCCCGTGAGTTCCACGACGAGACCCTCCCGGCCGAGCCGGCCAAGACCGCGCACTTCTGCTCCATGTGCGGTCCGAAGTTCTGCTCCATGAAGATCTCGCAGGACATCCGCCGTGAGCACGGCGGTGACCTGAAGGCCGATGAGATCGAGGCGGGCATGGCGGAGAAGTCCGCCGAGTTCGCGGCCTCGGGCAACAGGGTCTACCTGCCGCTGGCCGACTGA